In one Mycobacterium heckeshornense genomic region, the following are encoded:
- a CDS encoding acyl-CoA dehydrogenase family protein, with the protein MTGLGSRPNAEQLAEFRDRVRAHIAEHAPPFRAREGHRAPENAEQETQLRAWFAGLFEAGFVGADWPIEYGGRADHHPLHDRIVSEEILRARAPRPVDQVNLAAHVLLHFGSEDQKRALLPPIRRSEHVWCQLLSEPDAGSDIAAVRSRGVQRDDGSWVIDGQKTWITDAHWADMGLALIRTDPTSSRHHGLSVFAVPLSAPGVEVRPIRTIGDAIEINEVFLSGVVVDADGLIGEAGQGWSIIMAGLDFERFGIGGNVILLELLIADLVTVARNALVDGIPALSHADIRQEVADLAVEAEVAKAFIDDHVERLIIGAEQPGDGSIAKLSFAETYHRLSAYGAELAAAVDVGADAEAQHAKERLRECWLWSRAYTVSGGSSEMMRNILAKRRLMLPSG; encoded by the coding sequence GTGACCGGGCTCGGGAGCCGGCCCAACGCCGAGCAACTGGCGGAGTTCCGGGACCGCGTGCGGGCCCACATCGCCGAACACGCTCCGCCCTTCCGGGCCCGCGAAGGCCACCGGGCGCCGGAAAACGCCGAACAGGAAACCCAGCTGCGGGCCTGGTTCGCCGGGCTGTTCGAGGCCGGATTCGTGGGTGCGGACTGGCCGATCGAATATGGCGGCCGCGCCGATCACCACCCGCTGCACGACCGCATCGTCAGCGAGGAGATCCTGCGGGCCCGCGCGCCCCGGCCGGTCGACCAGGTCAACCTCGCCGCGCATGTGCTGCTGCACTTCGGTTCGGAGGACCAGAAGCGCGCGCTGCTGCCGCCGATCCGGCGCAGCGAGCACGTCTGGTGCCAGTTGCTCAGCGAGCCCGACGCCGGAAGCGACATCGCCGCGGTGCGCAGCCGCGGCGTGCAACGTGACGACGGCAGCTGGGTCATCGACGGACAGAAGACGTGGATCACCGACGCCCACTGGGCCGACATGGGGCTGGCGTTGATCCGCACCGATCCGACTTCTTCGCGTCACCATGGCCTGTCGGTGTTCGCGGTGCCGTTGTCGGCGCCCGGTGTCGAGGTCCGGCCGATCCGCACCATCGGCGACGCGATCGAAATCAACGAGGTGTTCCTGTCCGGCGTGGTGGTCGACGCGGACGGTCTCATCGGCGAAGCCGGCCAGGGCTGGTCGATCATCATGGCGGGCTTGGACTTCGAGCGCTTCGGTATCGGCGGCAACGTCATCCTGCTCGAGCTGTTGATCGCCGACCTGGTGACGGTGGCGCGCAACGCGCTCGTTGACGGCATCCCGGCGCTGAGCCATGCCGACATCCGCCAGGAGGTGGCCGACCTGGCCGTGGAGGCGGAGGTGGCCAAGGCGTTCATTGACGACCATGTGGAGCGGCTCATCATCGGCGCGGAACAACCGGGCGACGGTTCAATCGCGAAGTTGAGTTTCGCCGAGACCTACCACCGGCTTTCAGCGTACGGTGCCGAACTGGCGGCCGCCGTCGACGTGGGCGCCGACGCGGAGGCGCAACACGCCAAGGAGCGCTTGCGAGAATGCTGGCTGTGGTCGCGCGCGTACACGGTCTCGGGGGGAAGCTCGGAGATGATGCGTAACATCCTCGCAAAACGCCGCCTGATGTTGCCGAGCGGCTGA
- a CDS encoding acyl-CoA dehydrogenase family protein codes for MTSADTADLDLLRVSARKFLAERGAKQSVEDLAALDWTGLLVDEALGGAGWRPVETCVVAEELGRAQDRSAWLGTTLAAAAVASAPEDVRQRWLSDLLSGAVTAGVVGASIARVVGGDQVSVIVTLSGNGIHLIDGAAVAVEIEADLLDVTRPVWRVDIGDAPRVAIGSPQRAAQLAAVARLLVAADSLGAVSMALERLTAYLKKRVAFGVPIASFQAIQHRLVDLFVFEVKARAVVMKAARAAAADDDRVIELSTVAHAFVTAKATAAVDECMQLSGGIGFTWEYPLHHELRRVFSNAQLMGSPRSSRALLAEVSGW; via the coding sequence ATGACCAGCGCGGACACCGCCGATCTCGACCTGCTGCGCGTCTCGGCGCGCAAGTTCTTGGCCGAACGCGGCGCGAAGCAGTCCGTCGAGGACCTCGCGGCGCTGGACTGGACCGGGCTGCTCGTCGACGAGGCGCTGGGCGGGGCTGGCTGGCGGCCGGTCGAGACCTGCGTGGTGGCCGAGGAACTGGGGCGTGCCCAGGACCGATCGGCGTGGTTGGGCACCACGCTGGCGGCCGCGGCGGTGGCGTCCGCGCCCGAGGATGTCAGACAGCGATGGCTGTCGGACCTGCTGAGCGGTGCCGTCACCGCGGGAGTGGTCGGCGCCAGTATCGCCCGCGTCGTTGGCGGCGACCAGGTGAGTGTGATAGTCACTTTGAGCGGCAATGGAATTCATCTCATCGATGGTGCTGCGGTGGCGGTTGAGATCGAGGCCGATCTGCTGGACGTCACTCGTCCCGTGTGGCGTGTGGACATTGGCGACGCGCCACGCGTGGCGATCGGCTCTCCGCAGCGGGCCGCCCAGTTGGCCGCGGTGGCCCGGTTGCTCGTCGCCGCCGACTCTCTTGGCGCGGTCTCCATGGCGCTTGAACGGTTGACGGCCTACCTCAAGAAGCGGGTGGCCTTTGGCGTGCCGATCGCGAGTTTCCAGGCGATCCAGCACCGGCTGGTGGACCTGTTCGTCTTCGAGGTCAAGGCGCGCGCAGTCGTGATGAAGGCCGCGCGAGCGGCCGCCGCCGACGACGATCGGGTGATCGAGCTGTCGACCGTCGCGCACGCATTCGTCACCGCCAAAGCGACTGCGGCTGTGGACGAGTGCATGCAACTGTCCGGCGGCATCGGTTTCACCTGGGAGTATCCGTTGCACCACGAACTGCGCAGGGTTTTCAGCAACGCGCAGCTGATGGGCAGCCCGCGGTCGAGTCGCGCGCTGCTGGCCGAGGTGTCGGGCTGGTGA
- a CDS encoding amidohydrolase family protein → MTTKLDYGIFDCDTHCYETRDAFTRYLPKEFHDRAITPVRAADGKEVILAGHRIATFNSEAGLGFDLAYRPGSLKEMLKQMGSGNPDETYEPQPMQPEWLEREPRLRVMEQQNVERAVIFPAGMALAAEHYVDDTEALYANLHSFNRWFNETWGFNYQDRIYATALLSLRDLDSAVRETDAILDQGARLVLLPTGPAYGRSPGDPYFDPVYARLEEAGCILVFHIQPFWYFDAISPAWGHNPDPAAWHMSAWQWMNIYGQRPIEDTLSALIFDNLFGRFPGLRVLVAEHGAEWVPQFVVHMDKSRGMGRNGPWIGGKLTERPSEIFRRHVGVVPYPEDDIPEIVRRLGYDECLLMGSDYPHAEGLAEPADFVKLLDPLDGAAKKRIMRDNADSLLRGRS, encoded by the coding sequence GTGACAACCAAGCTCGACTACGGGATCTTCGACTGCGATACGCACTGCTATGAGACGCGTGACGCGTTTACCCGATACCTGCCCAAGGAATTTCACGATCGAGCCATCACCCCGGTGCGTGCCGCAGATGGCAAGGAGGTGATTCTCGCCGGGCACCGGATCGCCACATTCAACAGCGAGGCGGGACTCGGTTTCGACCTCGCCTACCGCCCGGGTTCGCTGAAGGAGATGCTCAAGCAGATGGGCTCGGGCAACCCCGACGAGACCTACGAGCCGCAGCCGATGCAGCCCGAGTGGCTCGAGCGGGAGCCGCGCCTGCGCGTGATGGAGCAACAAAACGTCGAACGTGCTGTCATCTTCCCGGCGGGAATGGCGCTGGCAGCCGAGCACTATGTCGATGACACCGAGGCGCTGTATGCCAACCTGCACTCGTTCAACCGCTGGTTCAACGAGACGTGGGGCTTCAACTACCAGGACCGGATCTACGCTACCGCGCTGCTGTCGTTGCGCGACCTGGACTCCGCGGTCCGGGAAACCGACGCGATCCTCGACCAGGGCGCGCGCCTGGTGCTGCTGCCGACGGGCCCGGCCTACGGCCGGTCGCCGGGCGACCCGTACTTCGATCCGGTCTACGCGCGGCTCGAAGAGGCCGGTTGCATCCTGGTGTTCCATATCCAGCCGTTCTGGTACTTCGATGCGATCTCGCCGGCTTGGGGACACAACCCCGACCCGGCCGCCTGGCACATGTCGGCGTGGCAGTGGATGAACATCTATGGCCAGCGGCCCATCGAGGACACGTTGTCGGCGCTTATCTTCGACAACCTCTTCGGCCGGTTCCCCGGACTGCGGGTGCTCGTCGCCGAGCATGGCGCGGAATGGGTGCCGCAGTTCGTCGTGCACATGGATAAGAGTCGCGGCATGGGTCGCAACGGGCCATGGATCGGCGGCAAGCTGACCGAGCGCCCATCGGAGATCTTCCGCAGGCACGTCGGCGTGGTCCCCTACCCGGAGGACGACATTCCGGAGATCGTGCGGCGGCTGGGCTACGACGAATGTCTGTTGATGGGCTCGGACTACCCGCATGCCGAGGGACTGGCCGAACCCGCCGACTTCGTCAAGCTGCTTGACCCGCTGGACGGGGCGGCCAAGAAGCGGATCATGCGCGATAACGCCGACTCACTGTTGCGCGGCCGGAGCTAG
- a CDS encoding acyl-CoA dehydrogenase family protein, whose amino-acid sequence MATTEGDELRRAVREFLAVTSPSSRVRELMATEHGFDDVTWRQMARELGLHGIAVPERYGGAGAGMAELAIVFEEMGAALLCAPFFSTIGLAAQALLCSGDTDAMGDYLPGIVDGSITATLVLNGRLGAWDPRAVTLTAHAGHRISGEAALALDGHTANIVLVAANSESGPSLYAVEGDAAGLTREALTTLDRTRKVARLHFDNVPGRRIGPQGAALHGLVRACDLALVALAAEQVGAAQRCLDMAVSYAKQRIQFGRAIGSFQAVKHRCADMLVLVEGARSAAVRAAQVSDGPELPVTASVAKLACSEALLQVALDNMRIHGGIGFTWEHDAHLYVRRAKASELILGSPDYHAERLAALVTTHVNTRKDDRDHFVLS is encoded by the coding sequence GTGGCGACGACGGAGGGCGACGAGCTGCGCCGGGCCGTGCGTGAGTTCCTCGCGGTCACCTCGCCGAGCAGCCGGGTGCGCGAACTCATGGCCACCGAACACGGGTTCGACGACGTGACGTGGCGCCAGATGGCCCGCGAGCTGGGCCTGCACGGCATCGCGGTGCCCGAACGCTACGGCGGCGCCGGGGCGGGCATGGCCGAGCTGGCGATCGTGTTCGAGGAGATGGGCGCGGCGTTGTTGTGCGCGCCGTTCTTCTCCACCATCGGCCTGGCGGCGCAAGCGCTGCTTTGCAGCGGGGACACGGACGCCATGGGCGATTATCTGCCCGGGATCGTCGACGGGTCGATCACCGCCACACTCGTCCTCAACGGTCGGCTCGGCGCCTGGGATCCGCGGGCGGTGACCTTGACTGCGCACGCCGGGCACCGGATCAGCGGCGAGGCCGCGCTGGCGTTGGACGGACACACCGCGAATATCGTTCTGGTGGCGGCGAACTCGGAATCCGGTCCGTCACTTTACGCGGTCGAGGGCGACGCGGCCGGGCTCACCCGCGAAGCGCTGACCACACTCGACCGCACCCGCAAGGTGGCGCGGCTGCACTTCGACAACGTGCCGGGCAGGCGCATCGGGCCGCAGGGTGCGGCGCTTCACGGACTGGTTCGCGCCTGTGACCTCGCGCTTGTCGCGCTGGCGGCGGAACAGGTCGGCGCGGCTCAGCGGTGCCTGGACATGGCGGTCAGCTATGCGAAGCAACGCATCCAGTTCGGCCGTGCTATCGGTAGCTTTCAGGCGGTCAAACACCGCTGCGCCGACATGCTCGTGCTGGTTGAGGGCGCCCGGTCGGCAGCCGTCAGAGCCGCGCAGGTCTCCGATGGCCCGGAGTTGCCGGTGACCGCGTCGGTGGCGAAGCTGGCATGCTCGGAAGCTCTGCTGCAGGTCGCGCTGGACAACATGCGAATCCACGGCGGGATCGGCTTCACCTGGGAACACGATGCTCATCTGTACGTCCGGCGGGCCAAGGCCAGTGAGCTGATCTTGGGCAGCCCGGACTACCACGCCGAACGCCTGGCGGCCCTCGTCACCACACACGTCAACACCCGGAAGGACGACCGTGACCATTTCGTACTCTCTTGA